One window of the Clostridium sp. MB40-C1 genome contains the following:
- the hslO gene encoding Hsp33 family molecular chaperone HslO produces MKDKLIKAVAKEGQVRIIVATTTNLVNEGVKLHNCAPTAAAAFGRMLTAGSLMGSMLKSEKDAVTLKISGGGSAQGVVVTSHSNAGVKGYIGNPNADLPPNDLGKLDVSGIIGKDGNLFVIRDMGLKEPYVGQVPIYTGEIGDDLAYYFTVSEQVPTAVGLGVLVDKDLSIKYAGGLIIQMMPGADEMLADLITFRLQDLGSITKAMSDGKNAEDILNFLFDDMGIKILDTMEPMYKCDCSKERVERALISLGREQLKEIRDENKTEELKCHFCNKSYKFTPEEIEEILKELN; encoded by the coding sequence ATGAAAGATAAATTAATAAAAGCTGTTGCAAAGGAAGGTCAAGTTAGAATAATAGTGGCTACAACAACTAACTTAGTTAATGAAGGAGTTAAATTACATAATTGTGCTCCAACGGCGGCTGCTGCTTTTGGAAGAATGTTAACTGCAGGTAGTTTAATGGGTTCTATGTTGAAATCTGAAAAGGACGCTGTAACTTTAAAAATTTCAGGAGGAGGTTCTGCGCAGGGGGTAGTGGTCACTTCTCATAGTAATGCTGGAGTAAAAGGATATATCGGAAATCCGAATGCTGATTTGCCACCTAATGATTTGGGAAAACTAGATGTAAGTGGAATTATTGGGAAAGATGGAAATTTATTTGTCATAAGAGATATGGGTTTAAAAGAACCATATGTAGGTCAAGTACCTATATACACTGGAGAAATAGGTGATGATCTTGCTTATTATTTTACTGTATCTGAACAAGTACCTACTGCAGTCGGATTAGGAGTCCTTGTAGATAAAGATTTAAGCATCAAATATGCAGGGGGACTGATAATTCAAATGATGCCAGGTGCAGATGAAATGCTAGCTGATCTCATAACTTTTAGACTTCAAGATTTAGGATCTATAACAAAAGCTATGTCTGATGGAAAAAACGCAGAGGACATATTAAATTTCTTATTTGATGATATGGGAATAAAAATATTAGACACTATGGAACCTATGTATAAATGTGACTGTTCGAAAGAAAGAGTTGAAAGAGCTTTAATAAGTTTGGGAAGAGAACAATTAAAAGAAATACGTGATGAAAATAAAACTGAAGAGCTTAAATGTCATTTTTGTAACAAAAGTTATAAATTTACACCAGAGGAAATTGAAGAAATTTTAAAAGAATTAAATTAG
- a CDS encoding peptide ABC transporter substrate-binding protein, translated as MKRKRILVSLLAAAVITTTVLTGCGGSGGSKEGGKGGKEVVLNLDSPAIRTLDSAKATDSASFNAITASFEGLLRANNEKPEAAGAEKWEVSKDQKTYTFHLRDQEWSDGKKVSAKDYEYAWKRILDPKTKSQYASFLLGIKNADKFYKGKATAEELGIKALDDKTFKVELEQPIPYFLEMTAFALLVPVRQDVVEAQGDKYGTDVTKMVFNGPFALKEWQKGAKLSTVKNDKYYDKDKIKIDKVNFLVIKELQTKYQMFANKELQVIPATGEYAEKLKKDGEAGKCDYVEDVAPSAFYMMYNQSGKNKLLTNSKIRLALSLAINREDYVNKVYKRGFVAYGLMPTKLLCGDKEYRQMVQEPLKELMGKKDPKALFVEGLKELGLDPDPAKHTLRFLPQDSGAFEKQSAEFFQNTWKQKIGVNFKIDTAASFADYLNKSLSGDFEVAMSGWGADYNDPYTFIEQFQKDNGNNHGKYNNPKYEEYIKQSIGVTDTAKRTEIFKKAERLLVNEDAGIAPLFYKDKRYATQKTVKGVQYPAFGGIYELKWASVEEK; from the coding sequence GTGAAAAGGAAAAGAATACTAGTTTCGCTTTTGGCTGCAGCTGTTATAACAACTACAGTATTAACTGGTTGTGGGGGCAGTGGAGGCAGCAAAGAGGGAGGTAAAGGTGGTAAAGAAGTAGTGTTGAATTTAGACAGTCCAGCAATTAGAACATTAGATTCAGCAAAAGCTACTGATTCAGCTTCTTTTAATGCTATAACCGCTTCTTTTGAAGGATTATTGAGAGCGAACAATGAAAAACCAGAAGCAGCAGGGGCAGAAAAATGGGAAGTGTCAAAAGATCAAAAAACTTACACATTCCATTTAAGAGACCAAGAATGGTCAGATGGTAAAAAAGTTAGTGCAAAAGATTACGAATATGCATGGAAGAGAATTTTAGATCCTAAAACTAAATCACAATATGCTTCTTTCTTATTAGGAATAAAAAATGCAGATAAATTCTACAAAGGAAAAGCAACAGCAGAAGAATTAGGAATAAAGGCATTAGATGATAAGACATTTAAAGTTGAACTTGAACAACCAATTCCATATTTCTTAGAGATGACAGCATTTGCATTACTTGTGCCTGTAAGACAAGATGTAGTAGAAGCGCAAGGAGATAAATATGGTACAGATGTTACTAAAATGGTATTTAATGGACCATTTGCATTAAAAGAATGGCAAAAGGGTGCTAAGCTTTCAACAGTTAAAAATGATAAATATTATGATAAAGATAAAATAAAAATTGATAAAGTTAATTTCCTAGTAATCAAAGAATTACAAACAAAATATCAAATGTTTGCAAATAAAGAATTACAGGTTATACCTGCTACTGGAGAGTATGCAGAAAAGCTTAAAAAAGATGGTGAAGCAGGAAAGTGTGATTATGTAGAAGATGTAGCTCCATCAGCATTCTATATGATGTATAATCAATCAGGAAAGAATAAGCTTCTTACTAATTCAAAAATAAGACTTGCACTATCATTAGCTATAAATAGAGAAGATTATGTAAATAAAGTTTATAAGAGAGGCTTTGTTGCATATGGTTTAATGCCAACAAAATTACTATGTGGTGATAAAGAATATAGACAAATGGTTCAAGAACCATTAAAAGAGTTAATGGGCAAAAAAGATCCTAAAGCTTTATTTGTGGAAGGATTAAAAGAACTTGGTCTTGATCCAGATCCAGCTAAACATACATTAAGATTTTTACCACAAGATAGTGGTGCATTCGAAAAACAATCAGCTGAATTCTTCCAAAATACTTGGAAACAAAAAATAGGAGTTAACTTTAAAATTGATACAGCGGCTAGTTTTGCAGATTACTTAAATAAGTCACTTAGTGGTGATTTTGAAGTAGCAATGTCAGGTTGGGGTGCTGACTATAATGATCCTTATACATTTATAGAACAATTCCAAAAAGACAATGGAAACAACCATGGAAAATATAACAATCCAAAATATGAAGAATATATAAAACAATCAATTGGAGTAACTGATACTGCTAAGAGAACAGAAATATTTAAGAAAGCTGAAAGGTTACTTGTTAATGAAGATGCAGGTATAGCACCTTTATTCTACAAGGATAAGAGATATGCTACTCAAAAAACTGTAAAAGGAGTTCAATATCCAGCATTTGGTGGAATATATGAACTTAAATGGGCTTCTGTAGAAGAAAAATAG
- a CDS encoding ABC transporter permease: MLKYILKRIGYMILTLWVVVTVTFFLMNTMPGDPITAQTKQLPAEIQASLREQYGLNKPVPQRYVLYLKNIAKGNLGDSFVTPGYSVGQIVKDKFPNSARLGLQAVFVGVILGIILGIIAAFRRNTKVDYIVIFLAILGVSIPSFVLAALLQKVLGGKAGLPIAGWYSTGEGLTGLKYTVLPTLALCFSSIATYARYMRTSVLDVISQDYIMTAEAKGVSRKAIAWKHIIRNAILPIITILGPQVAAILTGSIVIERIFSIPGLGNSMIDAIMTNDYNVIMGLTTFYAALYIISLLIVDIMYSVVDPRIRLTGQKR; the protein is encoded by the coding sequence ATGTTAAAATATATACTTAAAAGAATAGGATACATGATATTAACATTATGGGTGGTTGTTACAGTAACATTCTTTTTAATGAATACTATGCCTGGAGATCCTATAACTGCTCAAACTAAACAGTTACCAGCAGAAATTCAAGCTAGTTTAAGAGAGCAATATGGTTTAAACAAGCCTGTGCCTCAAAGATATGTTCTCTACTTAAAAAATATAGCTAAAGGAAATTTAGGTGATTCTTTTGTAACCCCAGGTTATTCTGTTGGACAAATTGTAAAAGATAAATTCCCAAATTCAGCAAGGCTTGGTCTTCAAGCTGTATTTGTAGGGGTAATACTAGGAATTATTTTAGGTATCATTGCTGCCTTTAGAAGAAATACTAAAGTAGATTATATAGTAATTTTCCTTGCAATATTAGGGGTATCTATTCCAAGCTTTGTACTTGCAGCATTACTTCAAAAAGTTCTTGGAGGAAAGGCTGGACTTCCTATTGCTGGTTGGTATAGTACTGGAGAAGGCTTGACAGGATTAAAATATACTGTATTACCTACACTAGCACTTTGCTTCAGTAGTATTGCAACTTATGCAAGATACATGAGAACTTCTGTTTTGGATGTAATAAGTCAAGATTATATTATGACCGCAGAAGCAAAAGGGGTTTCTAGAAAAGCTATAGCATGGAAACATATTATAAGAAATGCTATATTGCCTATAATTACAATATTAGGACCACAAGTTGCAGCTATTTTAACAGGATCTATTGTAATTGAAAGAATTTTCTCTATTCCAGGTCTTGGTAATTCAATGATAGATGCTATTATGACTAACGATTACAATGTTATAATGGGACTTACAACGTTCTATGCAGCTTTGTATATTATTTCATTGTTAATTGTTGATATAATGTACTCTGTAGTAGATCCAAGAATAAGATTAACTGGTCAAAAGAGATAG
- a CDS encoding ABC transporter permease, whose translation MAELNKDMFEIVGCNDHDSESIVRPNITYWQDAWRRLKQNKIAIFSMILLGIIVFMCIIGPYITKHPYTEQNMNNLNLEPNSEYWFGTDNLGRDLFSRLWIGGRVSIAIGIVGTIIEVVVGCLYGGISGYFGGKIDNVMMRIVEVLMSIPYMIVVIVIAIVLGKGIVPLLIALCITGWTGMARMVRGQVMQLKQSEYVLAAQALGASSRRIILRHLIPNTIGIIIVYMTFDIPGFIFAEAFLSFVGLGIQPPNTSWGAMCSFGQAVMDFYPHELFFPAITICLTMLAFNLLGDGLRDALDPKLRQ comes from the coding sequence ATGGCAGAATTAAACAAAGATATGTTTGAGATAGTAGGCTGCAATGACCATGATTCTGAATCAATAGTTAGGCCTAATATAACTTATTGGCAAGATGCCTGGAGAAGATTAAAACAAAACAAAATAGCTATATTTTCTATGATTTTGTTAGGAATAATAGTTTTTATGTGTATAATAGGACCATATATAACTAAACATCCATATACTGAGCAAAATATGAACAATCTTAATCTTGAACCAAATTCAGAGTATTGGTTTGGTACTGATAACTTAGGAAGAGATTTATTTTCTAGACTTTGGATAGGTGGAAGAGTTTCTATAGCAATCGGAATTGTTGGTACTATTATTGAAGTTGTAGTTGGATGCTTATATGGTGGTATAAGCGGATACTTTGGTGGAAAAATAGATAATGTAATGATGAGAATAGTTGAAGTTTTAATGAGTATACCTTATATGATAGTTGTAATTGTAATTGCTATTGTCTTAGGAAAGGGGATTGTACCTCTTTTAATAGCTTTGTGTATAACAGGGTGGACAGGTATGGCTCGTATGGTTAGAGGACAAGTCATGCAACTTAAACAATCAGAGTATGTACTTGCAGCTCAAGCGTTAGGAGCAAGTTCAAGGAGAATAATACTAAGACATTTAATACCAAATACAATAGGAATTATTATAGTTTATATGACTTTTGATATACCAGGTTTTATATTTGCAGAAGCATTTTTAAGCTTTGTAGGATTAGGTATACAACCTCCAAATACAAGTTGGGGAGCGATGTGTTCTTTTGGGCAAGCTGTAATGGACTTTTATCCGCATGAACTTTTCTTCCCAGCTATAACAATATGCTTAACAATGTTGGCATTTAACTTATTAGGTGATGGATTAAGAGATGCTCTAGATCCAAAACTTCGTCAGTAA
- a CDS encoding ABC transporter ATP-binding protein, giving the protein MDKLLEVKDLKVSFHTYAGEVQSVRGVSFDLEKGETLAIVGESGCGKSVTSKSLMRLIPTPPGEIKEGSKILFDGKDILAMSDKELRSVRGGEISMIFQDPMTSLNPTMKIGKQIAESLIIHRGMKKEDALKEAVEMLRLVGIPNPDQRVNQYPHEFSGGMRQRAMIAIALACDPKVLIADEPTTALDVTIQAQIMELMNDLQKKLGTAIILITHDLGVVASIAHKIQVMYAGQIIERATTDELFDNPKHPYTWALLQSVPRLETKNKDTLYSLRGTPPDLIKPPVGCPFASRCEYCMKICKEQMPEATKLTDTHEVSCWLQHPMAPKVETPVGIGGAK; this is encoded by the coding sequence ATGGATAAATTATTAGAAGTAAAAGATTTAAAAGTTTCTTTCCACACGTATGCTGGTGAAGTTCAATCAGTTAGAGGAGTAAGCTTTGATTTAGAAAAAGGTGAAACTTTGGCTATAGTTGGAGAGTCTGGTTGTGGAAAAAGTGTAACATCTAAAAGTTTAATGAGACTAATACCTACTCCGCCAGGAGAGATAAAAGAAGGATCAAAAATATTATTTGATGGAAAAGATATATTAGCTATGTCTGATAAGGAATTAAGAAGTGTTAGAGGTGGAGAAATAAGTATGATTTTCCAAGATCCTATGACTTCTTTAAATCCAACAATGAAAATAGGTAAACAAATAGCTGAAAGTTTAATCATTCATAGAGGAATGAAGAAAGAAGATGCTCTTAAAGAAGCAGTAGAAATGTTAAGACTTGTTGGAATACCAAACCCTGATCAAAGGGTTAACCAATACCCTCATGAATTTTCAGGTGGTATGAGACAAAGAGCTATGATAGCTATAGCACTTGCTTGTGATCCAAAAGTTTTAATTGCAGATGAACCTACTACAGCATTGGATGTTACAATTCAAGCTCAAATAATGGAGCTTATGAACGATCTTCAGAAAAAGTTAGGAACAGCTATTATATTAATAACTCATGATCTTGGAGTTGTTGCTAGTATAGCGCATAAAATCCAAGTAATGTATGCGGGACAGATTATAGAAAGAGCGACAACAGATGAATTGTTTGATAATCCTAAGCATCCTTATACATGGGCATTACTTCAATCAGTTCCTAGATTGGAAACAAAAAATAAAGATACGCTTTACTCATTAAGGGGAACACCACCGGATTTAATTAAACCGCCAGTTGGATGTCCATTTGCTTCAAGATGTGAATATTGTATGAAAATATGTAAAGAACAAATGCCAGAAGCTACAAAATTAACAGATACTCATGAAGTAAGTTGTTGGCTTCAACATCCTATGGCACCTAAGGTAGAAACACCAGTTGGTATTGGAGGTGCAAAATAA
- a CDS encoding ABC transporter ATP-binding protein has product MSKDNLNNNKNDGDFIQVKNLKKYFKVGKNAVLKAVDDVSFNIRKGETLGLVGESGCGKTTCGRTVLGLYEATEGEVLFEGVDIHSLKGKDKKEFTKNAQIIFQDPYASLNPRMTVGDIISEGIDIHGIYTGEERTNKIYELLELVGLNREHASRFPHEFSGGQRQRIGIARALAVEPKFIVCDEPISALDVSIQAQVVNLLIKLQEEFGLTYLFIAHDLSMVKHISDRVGVMYLGTMVELTSSGKLYDKPLHPYTQALLSAIPVPDPEVEKTRQRIMLEGEVPSPINPKPGCRFAARCKYVKDICHEQRPELKEIEKDHFVACHLFDE; this is encoded by the coding sequence ATGAGTAAAGATAATTTAAATAACAATAAAAATGATGGAGATTTTATACAAGTAAAAAACTTAAAGAAATATTTTAAAGTTGGAAAAAATGCTGTATTAAAAGCAGTTGACGATGTAAGTTTTAATATAAGAAAAGGTGAAACTTTAGGGTTAGTTGGAGAATCTGGATGTGGTAAAACTACTTGTGGTAGAACTGTATTAGGTCTTTATGAAGCTACTGAGGGAGAAGTTTTATTTGAAGGTGTAGATATTCATAGCCTTAAAGGTAAAGATAAAAAGGAATTTACTAAAAATGCTCAAATTATATTCCAAGATCCATATGCCTCATTGAATCCGAGAATGACTGTAGGGGATATAATATCAGAAGGAATAGATATACATGGAATATATACTGGAGAAGAAAGAACAAATAAAATATATGAATTGTTAGAATTAGTAGGTTTAAATAGAGAACATGCGTCAAGATTCCCACATGAGTTTTCAGGTGGACAAAGACAAAGAATAGGTATAGCTAGAGCTTTAGCTGTTGAACCAAAGTTTATTGTCTGTGATGAGCCTATTTCAGCCCTAGATGTTTCAATTCAGGCACAGGTTGTTAACCTATTGATTAAACTTCAAGAGGAATTTGGTTTAACTTACTTATTTATTGCCCATGATTTGTCTATGGTTAAACATATATCTGATAGAGTTGGAGTTATGTATTTAGGCACAATGGTTGAATTAACAAGTAGTGGAAAGTTATATGATAAACCACTTCATCCATATACACAAGCGCTTCTTTCAGCTATTCCTGTGCCAGATCCAGAAGTTGAAAAGACAAGGCAAAGAATAATGCTAGAGGGTGAGGTACCTAGTCCTATAAATCCAAAGCCAGGATGTAGATTTGCTGCAAGATGTAAGTATGTTAAAGATATATGCCATGAGCAAAGACCAGAATTAAAAGAAATTGAAAAGGATCACTTTGTTGCGTGTCATTTATTTGATGAATAG